A section of the Echeneis naucrates chromosome 12, fEcheNa1.1, whole genome shotgun sequence genome encodes:
- the erbin gene encoding erbin isoform X1, translating to MSKRSLFVRLVPCRCLRGEEETVTSLDYSHCSLETVPKEIFSFEKTLQELYLDANQIEELPKQLFNCQLLHRLSMPDNDLTVLPAAIANLINLRELDVSKNSIQEFPENIKNCKVLAIVEASVNPIAKLPEGFTQLLSLTQLYLNDAFLEFLPASFGRLTKLQILELRENQLKMLPKSMQKLTQLERLDLGSNEFTEMPEVLEHLTGIKELWMDGNRLTFLPGMLGMLKQLVYLDVSKNNLEMVDEQICGCENLQDFLLSNNALTQLPGSIGSLKKLTALKVDENQLMYLPDSVGGLTSLEELDCSFNEIEALPSSVGQCVWIRTFAADHNFLTQLPPEMGNWKNATVLFLHSNKLECLPEEMGDMQKLKVINLSNNKLKNLPYSFTKLSQMTAMWLSENQSKPLIPLQKEEDPESHKTVLTNYMFPQQTRTEDYIPNSDSESFNPALWEEQRKHRAQVAFECDEDKDERETPPREGNLKRYPTPYPDELKNMVKTAQSVAHRLKEDESSDESGKEPKPIERNHIGVQDVGVKVIEAPCSNGMRSDREPQVSANACEQNQFVLESKDTSDTSYSSQKIPLKSSEGSLMNHEDTLEDSEELSDEEEEMKIAEMRPPLIEISINQPKVVTLSKDKKDDGKDADSLLDDTVANSNQNNSNCSSPSRMSDSVSLTTDSSQDNSLCTPEREAKMPFLPKSRQEDENMNQPKETVPLLHNGNGSETSLQALLKTQQGAPEKMGDYDLSMEARLAFIEKGINNSVEDTFNKWDQINMNISKLPTDNMVQLDELGQTTNGSMAQDNLDSKRDFRNDNLEHLQNGNQPVSDCINSLGNKSQATRVDTSAVHVASTGLTANSDMSLSRSTEELSPDKRCHPPQVMKSHSVSNIETGGMRLFSFDGDDDSYDAAMTRVAGTGPGPGAQGQSIVRSKSASQLLNDQTLQVYPGSSASSSDLLSSPKPPASTSRYPAYSSMAMGISPPQYNIQYTSSSMPKEGLWAQRTPVPSEHQGYLPPPPHSLANTNYSNRNQAPPYPLQPQQRGPPMAPKPTSDIWAKERLHSTSSQPRSSTLQRQGSTTSTASMSDPRRMQLPEGEYMTYRDIHTLARGPLAMSQAMQRPLSARTYSIDVPGASRPHSNRPQPHEFPERTMSVCDFNYQHSSPSKRPNTRVKSEHSLLDGPGQVAGGRVPADWRDQVMRHIEAKKMEKDDVYGPQGHQSYTLDPHRKVPLMNGQMGPSGRSQMSQMPMARHPSREQLIDYLMLKVSQQPQGPPRIQHDTMQQEIRVKVEKNPELGFSISGGVGGRGNPFRPDDNGIFVTRVQSEGPASKILQPGDKIIQANGYSFVNIDHGNAVSLLKTFPSTVDMTIIREMQA from the exons ATGTCCAAGCGGAGCCTGTTTGTTCGTCTAGTGCCATGCCGCTGCTTGCGGGGCGAGGAGGAGACGGTAACATCGCTGGACTACTCCCACTGCAGCCTGGAGACTGTTCCTAAGGAGATCTTTAGCTTTGAGAAGACCCTGCAGGAACTCTACCTCGATGCCAACCAGATCGAGGAACTGCCCAAA CAACTGTTTAACTGCCAGTTACTACATCGACTGAGCATGCCAGATAATGACCTAACAGTGTTGCCGGCAGCGATTGCAAACCTCATCAATCTCAGGGAGCTTGATGTCAGCAAAAACA gtaTCCAGGAGTTTCCAGAAAATATCAAGAATTGCAAGGTCCTAGCTATTGTAGAAGCCAGTGTGAATCCCATAGCCAA GCTCCCAGAAGGCTTCACCCAGCTCCTGAGTCTGACGCAGCTCTACCTGAATGATGCCTTTTTGGAGTTCCTACCTGCCAGTTTTGGCAG GTTGACTAAATTACAGATCTTGGAGCTGAGGGAGAACCAGTTAAAGATGCTGCCAAa GAGCATGCAGAAACTCACTCAGCTGGAGAGGTTGGACCTGGGGAGTAATGAATTCACTGAAATG CCTGAGGTGTTGGAGCATCTGACTGGAATCAAGGAGCTGTGGATGGACGGGAACAGATTGACGTTTTTACCAGGG ATGCTGGGGATGTTAAAACAGCTAGTATACCTGGACGTGTCCAAGAACAACCTGGAGATGGTGGACGAGCAAATCTGCGGCTGCGAGAATCTGCAGGACTTCCTGCTTTCCAACAATGCCCTTACACAACTTCCTGGCTCCATTG GCTCATTGAAGAAACTGACTGCACTCAAAGTGGATGAGAACCAGCTGATGTACTTGCCAGATTCTGTTGGAGG GCTGACATCTCTGGAGGAGCTGGACTGTAGCTTCAATGAGATCGAGGCTTTGCCCTCCTCTGTTGGGCAGTGTGTCTGGATTCGTACCTTTGCTGCAGACCACAACTTCCTCACCCAGCTCCCCCCTGAA ATGGGCAACTGGAAAAATGCAACTGTGTTGTTTCTACATTCCAACAAGCTGGAGTGTTTGCCTGAGGAGATGGGTGACATGCAGAAGCTCAAGGTCATCAATCTTAGCAACAACAA GTTGAAGAACCTTCCTTACAGTTTCACTAAACTGAGCCAGATGACTGCAATGTGGCTCTCTGAAAATCAG TCAAAGCCGCTGATCCCTCTCCAGAAAGAGGAGGATCCAGAGTCACACAAAACTGTGCTGACTAACTACATGTTCCCCCAACAAACCAGGACTGAGGACT acatTCCTAACTCTGACTCAGAAAGCTTCAATCCAGCTCTTTGGGAGGAACAACGCAAACACCGAGCTCAGGTGGCCTTTGAGTGTGACGAGGACAAGGATGAGAGAGAAACACCCCCAAGG gaGGGAAACCTGAAACGCTACCCAACACCATACCCAGATGAGCTGAAGAACATGGTGAAGACCGCCCAGTCTGTGGCTCACAGGCTGAAGGAGGATGAGTCGAGTGATGAGTCCGGGAAAGAGCCCAAACCAATTGAGAGGAATCATATTGGAGTGCAAGATGTGGGTGTGAAG GTGATTGAGGCCCCTTGCTCCAACGGAATGCGTTCAGACAGGGAACCCCAAGTATCTGCCAATGCATGTGAACAAAATCAGTTTGTGTTGGAATCAAAAGACACTTCAGACACGTCCTACAGTTCCCAAAAAATCCCACTTAAATCCTCAGAGGGCTCGTTGATGAACCATGAGGACACACTAGAG GATTCTGAAGAGCtatcagatgaagaagaagagatgaaaattGCAGAGATGAGACCTCCTCTTATTGAAATCTCAATCAACCAGCCTAAAGTAGTGACTTTAAGTAAGGATAAAAAag ATGATGGGAAAGACGCAGACTCTCTGCTGGACGACACAGTGGCCAATAGCAACCAGAATAACAGCAACTGCTCATCACCGTCGCGCATGTCCGACTCAGTTTCTCTGACCACTGACAGCAGTCAGGACAACTCTCTCTGCACCCCTGAGCGAGAGGCAAAAATGCCCTTCCTCCCAAAAAGCCG GCAAGAGGATGAGAACATGAACCAGCCTAAGGAGACTGTTCCTCTCCTCCATAATGGTAATGGCTCTGAAACGTCCCTTCAGGCCCTTTTGAAAACCCAGCAGGGCGCACCAGAAAAAATGGGCGACTATGACCTCTCCATGGAAGCCAGACTGGCCTTCATCGAGAAAGGAATCAATAACAGTGTGGAGGACACCTTCAACAAGTGGGACCAGATCAACATGAACATATCCAAGCTGCCAACTGACAACATGGTTCAGCTGGATGAGCTGGGCCAAACCACGAATGGCTCAATGGCCCAGGACAACTTAGACAGCAAGCGGGATTTTAGAAATGACAACCTGGAGCATTTGCAGAACGGAAACCAGCCGGTCAGTGACTGCATTAATAGTCTGGGCAACAAAAGTCAAGCAACAAGAGTGGACACATCTGCTGTGCATGTGGCCTCGACAGGCCTGACAGCCAACAGTGACATGTCTCTGTCTCGCAGCACAGAGGAACTGTCTCCAGATAAAAGGTGCCATCCCCCACAGGTGATGAAATCTCACAGTGTCAGCAACATAGAAACAGGGGGCATGAGGCTGTTCTCTTTTGATGGAGATGATGACTCCTATGATGCAGCAATGACTAGGGTGGCAGGCACCGGCCCAGGGCCAGGAGCTCAGGGCCAGAGCATAGTCAGGAGCAAGTCAGCCAGTCAGTTACTGAACGATCAGACTCTCCAGGTCTACCCCGGCTCCTCAGCATCTTCCTCCGACTTGCTCTCATCTCCTAAACCTCCTGCCAGTACCAGCAGGTATCCAGCCTACTCCAGCATGGCCATGGgcatctctcctcctcagtaCAATATACAGTACACAAGCAGTTCCATGCCAAAAGAGGGCCTCTGGGCCCAGAGAACACCTGTGCCCTCAGAGCACCAAGGctacctccctcctcctccacattcGCTAGCCAACACCAACTATTCCAATCGTAATCAGGCACCTCCATACCCCTTACAGCCCCAGCAAAGGGGGCCTCCAATGGCTCCCAAACCGACCAGTGACATTTGGGCTAAGGAAAGACTTCATTCAACAAGCAGCCAGCCTAGAAGCAGCACCCTGCAGAGACAAGGCAGCACCACCTCCACAGCTTCCATGAGTGACCCAAGGCGCATGCAGTTGCCAGAGGGGGAATACATGACATACAGGGACATTCACACCCTCGCCAGGGGGCCGTTGGCGATGAGCCAGGCCATGCAGAGGCCCCTGTCAGCTCGCACTTACAGCATTGACGTACCCGGAGCTTCCAGGCCTCACAGCAACAGGCCGCAACCCCACGAGTTTCCAGAGAGGaccatgtctgtctgtgatttCAACTACCAGCACAGCAGCCCTAGCAAGAGGCCCAACACCAGAGTGAAGTCCGAGCATTCACTCCTGGATGGCCCTGGGCAGGTGGCAGGAGGAAGGGTGCCAGCAGACTGGAGAGACCAGGTGATGCGGCACATCGAggcaaagaaaatggaaaag gatGATGTGTATGGTCCTCAAGGGCATCAGAGCTACACCCTGGACCCTCACAGAAAA GTGCCTTTGATGAACGGTCAGATGGGTCCGTCTGGCCGATCTCAGATGAGCCAGATGCCCATGGCCCGCCACCCTTCCAGAGAACAGCTCATTGACTACCTGATGCTCAAAGTCTCCCAGCAGCCCCAAGGGCCCCCCCGCATCCAGCACGACACGATGCAGCAAGAG ATCCGTGTGAAAGTGGAGAAGAATCCAGAGCTGGGTTTCAGTATATCAGGAGGTGTGGGAGGCCGGGGAAATCCTTTTCGTCCAGATGACAAT GGTATATTTGTGACCAGAGTCCAGTCTGAGGGACCAGCGTCGAAGATTCTTCAGCCCGGAGATAAAATAATCCAG GCAAACGGATACAGCTTTGTGAATATTGATCATGGGAATGCAGTGTCCCTCCTGAAGACTTTTCCAAGCACTGTGGATATGACTATCATAAGGGAAATGCAAGCATAG
- the erbin gene encoding erbin isoform X2, whose translation MSKRSLFVRLVPCRCLRGEEETVTSLDYSHCSLETVPKEIFSFEKTLQELYLDANQIEELPKQLFNCQLLHRLSMPDNDLTVLPAAIANLINLRELDVSKNSIQEFPENIKNCKVLAIVEASVNPIAKLPEGFTQLLSLTQLYLNDAFLEFLPASFGRLTKLQILELRENQLKMLPKSMQKLTQLERLDLGSNEFTEMPEVLEHLTGIKELWMDGNRLTFLPGMLGMLKQLVYLDVSKNNLEMVDEQICGCENLQDFLLSNNALTQLPGSIGSLKKLTALKVDENQLMYLPDSVGGLTSLEELDCSFNEIEALPSSVGQCVWIRTFAADHNFLTQLPPEMGNWKNATVLFLHSNKLECLPEEMGDMQKLKVINLSNNKLKNLPYSFTKLSQMTAMWLSENQSKPLIPLQKEEDPESHKTVLTNYMFPQQTRTEDYIPNSDSESFNPALWEEQRKHRAQVAFECDEDKDERETPPREGNLKRYPTPYPDELKNMVKTAQSVAHRLKEDESSDESGKEPKPIERNHIGVQDVGVKVIEAPCSNGMRSDREPQVSANACEQNQFVLESKDTSDTSYSSQKIPLKSSEGSLMNHEDTLEDSEELSDEEEEMKIAEMRPPLIEISINQPKVVTLNDGKDADSLLDDTVANSNQNNSNCSSPSRMSDSVSLTTDSSQDNSLCTPEREAKMPFLPKSRQEDENMNQPKETVPLLHNGNGSETSLQALLKTQQGAPEKMGDYDLSMEARLAFIEKGINNSVEDTFNKWDQINMNISKLPTDNMVQLDELGQTTNGSMAQDNLDSKRDFRNDNLEHLQNGNQPVSDCINSLGNKSQATRVDTSAVHVASTGLTANSDMSLSRSTEELSPDKRCHPPQVMKSHSVSNIETGGMRLFSFDGDDDSYDAAMTRVAGTGPGPGAQGQSIVRSKSASQLLNDQTLQVYPGSSASSSDLLSSPKPPASTSRYPAYSSMAMGISPPQYNIQYTSSSMPKEGLWAQRTPVPSEHQGYLPPPPHSLANTNYSNRNQAPPYPLQPQQRGPPMAPKPTSDIWAKERLHSTSSQPRSSTLQRQGSTTSTASMSDPRRMQLPEGEYMTYRDIHTLARGPLAMSQAMQRPLSARTYSIDVPGASRPHSNRPQPHEFPERTMSVCDFNYQHSSPSKRPNTRVKSEHSLLDGPGQVAGGRVPADWRDQVMRHIEAKKMEKDDVYGPQGHQSYTLDPHRKVPLMNGQMGPSGRSQMSQMPMARHPSREQLIDYLMLKVSQQPQGPPRIQHDTMQQEIRVKVEKNPELGFSISGGVGGRGNPFRPDDNGIFVTRVQSEGPASKILQPGDKIIQANGYSFVNIDHGNAVSLLKTFPSTVDMTIIREMQA comes from the exons ATGTCCAAGCGGAGCCTGTTTGTTCGTCTAGTGCCATGCCGCTGCTTGCGGGGCGAGGAGGAGACGGTAACATCGCTGGACTACTCCCACTGCAGCCTGGAGACTGTTCCTAAGGAGATCTTTAGCTTTGAGAAGACCCTGCAGGAACTCTACCTCGATGCCAACCAGATCGAGGAACTGCCCAAA CAACTGTTTAACTGCCAGTTACTACATCGACTGAGCATGCCAGATAATGACCTAACAGTGTTGCCGGCAGCGATTGCAAACCTCATCAATCTCAGGGAGCTTGATGTCAGCAAAAACA gtaTCCAGGAGTTTCCAGAAAATATCAAGAATTGCAAGGTCCTAGCTATTGTAGAAGCCAGTGTGAATCCCATAGCCAA GCTCCCAGAAGGCTTCACCCAGCTCCTGAGTCTGACGCAGCTCTACCTGAATGATGCCTTTTTGGAGTTCCTACCTGCCAGTTTTGGCAG GTTGACTAAATTACAGATCTTGGAGCTGAGGGAGAACCAGTTAAAGATGCTGCCAAa GAGCATGCAGAAACTCACTCAGCTGGAGAGGTTGGACCTGGGGAGTAATGAATTCACTGAAATG CCTGAGGTGTTGGAGCATCTGACTGGAATCAAGGAGCTGTGGATGGACGGGAACAGATTGACGTTTTTACCAGGG ATGCTGGGGATGTTAAAACAGCTAGTATACCTGGACGTGTCCAAGAACAACCTGGAGATGGTGGACGAGCAAATCTGCGGCTGCGAGAATCTGCAGGACTTCCTGCTTTCCAACAATGCCCTTACACAACTTCCTGGCTCCATTG GCTCATTGAAGAAACTGACTGCACTCAAAGTGGATGAGAACCAGCTGATGTACTTGCCAGATTCTGTTGGAGG GCTGACATCTCTGGAGGAGCTGGACTGTAGCTTCAATGAGATCGAGGCTTTGCCCTCCTCTGTTGGGCAGTGTGTCTGGATTCGTACCTTTGCTGCAGACCACAACTTCCTCACCCAGCTCCCCCCTGAA ATGGGCAACTGGAAAAATGCAACTGTGTTGTTTCTACATTCCAACAAGCTGGAGTGTTTGCCTGAGGAGATGGGTGACATGCAGAAGCTCAAGGTCATCAATCTTAGCAACAACAA GTTGAAGAACCTTCCTTACAGTTTCACTAAACTGAGCCAGATGACTGCAATGTGGCTCTCTGAAAATCAG TCAAAGCCGCTGATCCCTCTCCAGAAAGAGGAGGATCCAGAGTCACACAAAACTGTGCTGACTAACTACATGTTCCCCCAACAAACCAGGACTGAGGACT acatTCCTAACTCTGACTCAGAAAGCTTCAATCCAGCTCTTTGGGAGGAACAACGCAAACACCGAGCTCAGGTGGCCTTTGAGTGTGACGAGGACAAGGATGAGAGAGAAACACCCCCAAGG gaGGGAAACCTGAAACGCTACCCAACACCATACCCAGATGAGCTGAAGAACATGGTGAAGACCGCCCAGTCTGTGGCTCACAGGCTGAAGGAGGATGAGTCGAGTGATGAGTCCGGGAAAGAGCCCAAACCAATTGAGAGGAATCATATTGGAGTGCAAGATGTGGGTGTGAAG GTGATTGAGGCCCCTTGCTCCAACGGAATGCGTTCAGACAGGGAACCCCAAGTATCTGCCAATGCATGTGAACAAAATCAGTTTGTGTTGGAATCAAAAGACACTTCAGACACGTCCTACAGTTCCCAAAAAATCCCACTTAAATCCTCAGAGGGCTCGTTGATGAACCATGAGGACACACTAGAG GATTCTGAAGAGCtatcagatgaagaagaagagatgaaaattGCAGAGATGAGACCTCCTCTTATTGAAATCTCAATCAACCAGCCTAAAGTAGTGACTTTAA ATGATGGGAAAGACGCAGACTCTCTGCTGGACGACACAGTGGCCAATAGCAACCAGAATAACAGCAACTGCTCATCACCGTCGCGCATGTCCGACTCAGTTTCTCTGACCACTGACAGCAGTCAGGACAACTCTCTCTGCACCCCTGAGCGAGAGGCAAAAATGCCCTTCCTCCCAAAAAGCCG GCAAGAGGATGAGAACATGAACCAGCCTAAGGAGACTGTTCCTCTCCTCCATAATGGTAATGGCTCTGAAACGTCCCTTCAGGCCCTTTTGAAAACCCAGCAGGGCGCACCAGAAAAAATGGGCGACTATGACCTCTCCATGGAAGCCAGACTGGCCTTCATCGAGAAAGGAATCAATAACAGTGTGGAGGACACCTTCAACAAGTGGGACCAGATCAACATGAACATATCCAAGCTGCCAACTGACAACATGGTTCAGCTGGATGAGCTGGGCCAAACCACGAATGGCTCAATGGCCCAGGACAACTTAGACAGCAAGCGGGATTTTAGAAATGACAACCTGGAGCATTTGCAGAACGGAAACCAGCCGGTCAGTGACTGCATTAATAGTCTGGGCAACAAAAGTCAAGCAACAAGAGTGGACACATCTGCTGTGCATGTGGCCTCGACAGGCCTGACAGCCAACAGTGACATGTCTCTGTCTCGCAGCACAGAGGAACTGTCTCCAGATAAAAGGTGCCATCCCCCACAGGTGATGAAATCTCACAGTGTCAGCAACATAGAAACAGGGGGCATGAGGCTGTTCTCTTTTGATGGAGATGATGACTCCTATGATGCAGCAATGACTAGGGTGGCAGGCACCGGCCCAGGGCCAGGAGCTCAGGGCCAGAGCATAGTCAGGAGCAAGTCAGCCAGTCAGTTACTGAACGATCAGACTCTCCAGGTCTACCCCGGCTCCTCAGCATCTTCCTCCGACTTGCTCTCATCTCCTAAACCTCCTGCCAGTACCAGCAGGTATCCAGCCTACTCCAGCATGGCCATGGgcatctctcctcctcagtaCAATATACAGTACACAAGCAGTTCCATGCCAAAAGAGGGCCTCTGGGCCCAGAGAACACCTGTGCCCTCAGAGCACCAAGGctacctccctcctcctccacattcGCTAGCCAACACCAACTATTCCAATCGTAATCAGGCACCTCCATACCCCTTACAGCCCCAGCAAAGGGGGCCTCCAATGGCTCCCAAACCGACCAGTGACATTTGGGCTAAGGAAAGACTTCATTCAACAAGCAGCCAGCCTAGAAGCAGCACCCTGCAGAGACAAGGCAGCACCACCTCCACAGCTTCCATGAGTGACCCAAGGCGCATGCAGTTGCCAGAGGGGGAATACATGACATACAGGGACATTCACACCCTCGCCAGGGGGCCGTTGGCGATGAGCCAGGCCATGCAGAGGCCCCTGTCAGCTCGCACTTACAGCATTGACGTACCCGGAGCTTCCAGGCCTCACAGCAACAGGCCGCAACCCCACGAGTTTCCAGAGAGGaccatgtctgtctgtgatttCAACTACCAGCACAGCAGCCCTAGCAAGAGGCCCAACACCAGAGTGAAGTCCGAGCATTCACTCCTGGATGGCCCTGGGCAGGTGGCAGGAGGAAGGGTGCCAGCAGACTGGAGAGACCAGGTGATGCGGCACATCGAggcaaagaaaatggaaaag gatGATGTGTATGGTCCTCAAGGGCATCAGAGCTACACCCTGGACCCTCACAGAAAA GTGCCTTTGATGAACGGTCAGATGGGTCCGTCTGGCCGATCTCAGATGAGCCAGATGCCCATGGCCCGCCACCCTTCCAGAGAACAGCTCATTGACTACCTGATGCTCAAAGTCTCCCAGCAGCCCCAAGGGCCCCCCCGCATCCAGCACGACACGATGCAGCAAGAG ATCCGTGTGAAAGTGGAGAAGAATCCAGAGCTGGGTTTCAGTATATCAGGAGGTGTGGGAGGCCGGGGAAATCCTTTTCGTCCAGATGACAAT GGTATATTTGTGACCAGAGTCCAGTCTGAGGGACCAGCGTCGAAGATTCTTCAGCCCGGAGATAAAATAATCCAG GCAAACGGATACAGCTTTGTGAATATTGATCATGGGAATGCAGTGTCCCTCCTGAAGACTTTTCCAAGCACTGTGGATATGACTATCATAAGGGAAATGCAAGCATAG